From a region of the Mycobacterium sp. SMC-8 genome:
- a CDS encoding TIGR00730 family Rossman fold protein, which translates to MSRDQDREWAVCVYCASGPTHPDLLELARTVGEGIAERGWTLVSGGGNVSAMGAVATAARSRGGYTVGVIPKRLVHREVADTEADELVVTDTMRERKQVMEDRADAFLALPGGIGTLEEFFEAWTAGYLGMHTKPIVMLDTLGHYDGLLAWLRGLVGSGYVAEDAMRCLTVVDDVEAALSACAPG; encoded by the coding sequence GTGTCCCGAGATCAAGATCGTGAGTGGGCTGTCTGCGTCTACTGCGCCTCGGGTCCGACGCACCCGGATCTGTTGGAGTTGGCGCGCACGGTCGGAGAGGGGATCGCCGAGCGCGGGTGGACGTTGGTCTCCGGCGGAGGCAACGTCTCGGCGATGGGCGCGGTGGCGACCGCGGCCCGCTCACGCGGCGGCTACACCGTCGGTGTCATCCCGAAGCGCCTGGTGCACCGGGAGGTCGCCGACACCGAGGCCGATGAACTCGTCGTCACCGACACCATGCGGGAACGCAAACAGGTCATGGAGGACCGCGCCGACGCGTTCCTCGCCCTGCCCGGAGGCATCGGCACGCTGGAGGAATTCTTCGAAGCCTGGACAGCGGGCTATTTGGGTATGCACACCAAACCGATCGTGATGCTCGACACTCTCGGGCACTACGACGGGCTGTTGGCCTGGTTGCGCGGGCTGGTCGGAAGCGGCTACGTCGCCGAGGACGCGATGCGGTGCCTCACCGTCGTCGACGACGTCGAAGCCGCTCTGTCCGCGTGTGCGCCCGGCTAA
- the glgC gene encoding glucose-1-phosphate adenylyltransferase → MREAPHVLGIVLAGGEGKRLYPLTADRAKPAVPFGGGYRLIDFVLSNLVNARYLRICVLTQYKSHSLDRHISQNWRLSGLAGEYITPVPAQQRLGPRWYTGSADAIYQSMNLIYDEDPDYIVIFGADHVYRMDPEQMVQQHIESGAGATVAGIRVPRAEASAFGCIDADDSGRIRGFIEKPADPPGTPDDPEQTFVSMGNYIFTTKVLIDAIRADAEDDDSDHDMGGDIIPLLVADGMAAVYDFNDNEVPGATERDHGYWRDVGTLDAFYDAHMDLVSVHPVFNLYNKRWPIRGGAENLAPAKFVNGGSAQESVVGAGSIISAASVRNSVLSSNVVIDDGAIVEGSVLHPGVRIGRGAVVRHAILDKNVVVGPGEMVGVDLDKDRERFSISAGGVVAVGKGVWI, encoded by the coding sequence ATGAGGGAAGCGCCACATGTGTTGGGCATCGTCCTCGCCGGCGGAGAAGGCAAGCGTCTCTACCCGTTGACAGCCGATCGCGCCAAGCCCGCCGTCCCGTTCGGGGGCGGCTACCGGCTCATCGATTTCGTGCTCTCCAACCTCGTCAACGCCCGCTACTTGCGGATCTGCGTGCTGACTCAGTACAAGTCACATTCGCTGGACCGTCACATCTCGCAGAACTGGCGGCTGTCCGGGCTCGCCGGTGAATACATCACCCCGGTTCCGGCCCAGCAGCGGCTCGGCCCGCGCTGGTACACCGGTTCGGCGGATGCGATCTATCAGTCGATGAACCTGATCTACGACGAGGATCCGGACTACATCGTGATCTTCGGCGCCGACCACGTCTATCGGATGGACCCCGAGCAGATGGTCCAGCAGCACATCGAGAGCGGTGCGGGTGCCACCGTCGCGGGCATCCGGGTGCCGCGGGCCGAGGCCAGCGCGTTCGGCTGCATCGACGCCGACGACTCGGGGCGCATCCGCGGGTTCATCGAGAAGCCGGCCGATCCGCCGGGCACCCCCGACGATCCCGAGCAGACCTTCGTGTCGATGGGCAACTACATCTTCACCACCAAGGTGCTCATCGACGCGATCCGGGCGGACGCCGAGGACGACGACTCCGACCACGACATGGGCGGCGACATCATCCCCCTGCTGGTCGCCGACGGGATGGCCGCGGTGTACGACTTCAACGACAACGAGGTGCCCGGCGCCACCGAGCGCGATCACGGATACTGGCGCGACGTCGGAACCCTCGATGCGTTCTACGACGCGCACATGGACCTGGTGTCGGTGCATCCGGTGTTCAACCTCTACAACAAGCGCTGGCCGATCCGGGGCGGCGCCGAGAACCTCGCACCGGCGAAGTTCGTCAACGGCGGGTCCGCGCAGGAATCCGTGGTCGGCGCCGGCAGCATCATTTCGGCTGCGTCCGTGCGTAATTCGGTGCTGTCGTCCAATGTCGTCATCGACGACGGCGCGATCGTCGAAGGCAGCGTGCTGCACCCCGGGGTGCGCATCGGACGGGGAGCTGTCGTGCGCCACGCGATCCTGGACAAGAACGTGGTGGTCGGCCCAGGGGAGATGGTCGGGGTGGACCTCGACAAGGACCGCGAACGGTTCTCGATCAGCGCCGGCGGAGTGGTCGCGGTCGGTAAGGGCGTCTGGATCTGA
- a CDS encoding glucosyl-3-phosphoglycerate synthase, giving the protein MTVLSDRVNDLETFGVADHRWLSERSWCRPSWTVAELEAAKKGRTVSVVLPALNEEETVAGVVETITPLLGGLVDELIVLDSGSTDDTEIRAVAAGARVVGREVALPEVAPQPGKGEVLWRSLAATTGDIIAFVDSDLLDPDPMFVPKLLGPLLTADGVHLVKGFYRRPLKVSGREDANGGGRVTELVARPLLAALRPELMCLYQPLGGEYAGTRELLTAVPFAPGYGVEIGLLVDTYDRLGLDGIAQVNLGVRTHRNRPLTELASMSRQVIATLLSRCGIPDSGVGLTQFFADGEDYAPRTSTVSLTDRPPMITLRPR; this is encoded by the coding sequence ATGACTGTGTTGTCTGATCGCGTCAACGATCTGGAAACGTTCGGTGTCGCCGACCATCGCTGGCTCAGCGAGCGCAGCTGGTGTCGGCCGAGCTGGACGGTGGCCGAACTGGAGGCCGCCAAGAAGGGCCGCACCGTGTCGGTGGTGCTGCCCGCGCTCAACGAGGAAGAGACGGTCGCCGGCGTCGTCGAGACCATCACCCCGCTGCTGGGCGGGCTGGTCGACGAGCTGATCGTGCTCGACTCCGGGTCCACCGACGACACCGAGATCCGGGCCGTCGCCGCCGGGGCCCGGGTGGTCGGCCGCGAGGTTGCCCTGCCCGAGGTCGCCCCGCAGCCCGGCAAGGGCGAGGTGCTGTGGCGGTCGCTGGCCGCGACGACGGGTGACATCATCGCCTTCGTCGACTCCGACCTGCTCGACCCCGATCCGATGTTCGTGCCCAAGCTGCTGGGCCCGCTACTCACCGCCGACGGCGTGCACCTGGTCAAAGGGTTCTACCGGCGCCCGCTGAAGGTCAGCGGGCGCGAGGACGCCAACGGCGGCGGCAGGGTCACCGAACTGGTGGCGCGCCCGCTGCTGGCCGCGCTACGCCCCGAGTTGATGTGCCTGTACCAGCCTCTGGGCGGGGAGTACGCCGGAACCCGGGAGCTGCTCACGGCGGTACCGTTCGCGCCCGGCTACGGCGTCGAGATCGGGTTGCTGGTCGACACCTACGACCGGCTGGGTCTGGACGGAATCGCCCAGGTCAATCTCGGCGTGCGGACACACCGCAACCGGCCGCTGACCGAGCTCGCGTCGATGAGCCGGCAGGTGATCGCCACGCTGCTGTCCCGGTGCGGGATCCCGGACTCCGGGGTTGGGCTCACCCAGTTCTTCGCCGACGGCGAGGACTACGCCCCGCGCACGTCGACGGTCTCGCTGACCGACCGGCCGCCGATGATCACGCTGCGCCCGCGGTAG
- a CDS encoding DivIVA domain-containing protein, whose translation MTLVLLYLVVLVLVGIVLFAIGSVLFGRGETLPPLPQATTATVLPASGVTGADVDAVKFSQALRGYKTSEVDWVLDRLARELDMLRGELTTLRAAHGLDEAAHGPEDDHAVSSQRARDDA comes from the coding sequence GTGACTCTCGTTCTGCTGTACCTCGTCGTGCTGGTGCTCGTCGGGATCGTCCTGTTCGCCATCGGCAGTGTGCTGTTCGGTCGCGGCGAGACGCTGCCGCCGCTGCCGCAGGCCACCACCGCCACGGTGCTGCCCGCATCGGGCGTCACCGGTGCCGATGTGGACGCCGTGAAGTTCAGCCAGGCGCTGCGCGGCTACAAAACCAGCGAAGTCGACTGGGTGCTGGATCGACTGGCCCGTGAGCTCGACATGCTCCGCGGCGAGCTCACCACGTTGCGCGCCGCCCACGGTCTTGACGAGGCCGCCCACGGTCCCGAAGACGACCACGCGGTGTCGTCGCAGCGCGCCCGGGATGACGCGTGA
- the glgA gene encoding glycogen synthase yields the protein MRVAMMTREYPPEVYGGAGVHVTELVAQLRHLCEVDVHCMGASRAGVTVAQPDPALSGANPALATLSADLNMVNAASAATIVHSHTWYTGMAGHLAALLYDVPHVLTAHSLEPMRPWKAEQLGGGYRISLWVEKTAVEAADAVIAVSSGMRQDVLRTYPALDPDRVHVVRNGIDTEVWYPAEPDPDESVLAELGVDLQRPIVAFVGRITRQKGVAHLVAAAHRFEPDVQLVLCAGAPDTPEIAEEVASAVQELSRARTGVFWVREMLPTPKIREILSAATVFVCPSVYEPLGIVNLEAMACATAVVASDVGGIPEVVAHEKTGLLVHYDPDDTASFERGLAEAVNSLVNDPDRARRYGVAGRQRCIEEFSWARIAEETLQIYRRVSV from the coding sequence ATGCGGGTGGCGATGATGACTCGGGAGTATCCGCCCGAGGTATACGGCGGTGCTGGTGTCCACGTCACGGAACTGGTGGCCCAGTTACGCCACCTGTGCGAGGTCGATGTGCACTGTATGGGCGCTTCGCGGGCCGGGGTCACGGTGGCGCAGCCCGATCCCGCGCTGTCCGGAGCCAACCCGGCGCTGGCCACGCTGTCGGCTGACCTGAACATGGTCAACGCCGCGTCGGCGGCCACCATCGTGCACTCGCACACCTGGTACACCGGGATGGCCGGGCACCTGGCCGCGCTGCTCTACGACGTCCCGCACGTGCTCACCGCGCACTCTCTGGAACCGATGCGGCCGTGGAAAGCCGAGCAGCTCGGCGGCGGCTACCGCATCTCGTTGTGGGTGGAGAAGACCGCAGTGGAGGCCGCCGACGCGGTCATCGCGGTCAGTTCAGGGATGCGGCAGGACGTGCTACGCACCTATCCGGCGCTGGACCCGGACCGGGTGCACGTGGTGCGTAACGGTATCGACACCGAGGTCTGGTATCCCGCCGAGCCAGACCCCGACGAATCGGTGCTTGCTGAACTCGGTGTCGACCTGCAACGGCCGATCGTTGCGTTCGTCGGCAGGATCACCCGGCAAAAGGGAGTGGCGCATCTGGTGGCGGCAGCGCACCGCTTCGAGCCGGACGTGCAGTTGGTGCTGTGTGCGGGCGCTCCGGACACCCCGGAGATCGCCGAGGAGGTCGCGTCGGCGGTGCAGGAACTGTCCCGCGCCCGCACCGGGGTGTTCTGGGTGCGGGAGATGCTGCCGACCCCCAAGATTCGCGAAATCCTGTCGGCGGCAACCGTGTTCGTCTGCCCCTCGGTCTACGAGCCGCTCGGCATCGTCAACCTCGAGGCGATGGCGTGCGCGACGGCGGTGGTGGCGTCCGACGTCGGAGGGATTCCCGAGGTGGTGGCGCACGAAAAGACGGGCCTGCTCGTGCACTACGACCCCGACGACACCGCGTCGTTCGAACGCGGCCTGGCCGAAGCGGTCAACTCCCTGGTCAACGACCCGGACCGCGCGCGGCGCTACGGGGTCGCCGGTCGCCAACGGTGCATCGAGGAGTTCTCCTGGGCGCGTATCGCCGAGGAGACCCTGCAGATCTACCGCAGGGTCTCCGTCTAG
- a CDS encoding ABC transporter permease, whose protein sequence is MSTAVELRFGGPRHASGTSSSPWTGTARLVGLALRRDRIRLSVWIVALTAMMAYSPGTIELAYPEEIQRQARVDLLKTPAGMMLGGPMFGVKETELGAMVANELMLTLIIATSILAVLTVIRHTRAEEESGTAELVLSSAVGRYARTTAALAVVAAVNVVLAATMTAATAANGFDVVNSAAMCLGVTAVATLFGAVAAVTAQMWRSARAATGAAMAVLAAAALIRGVGDVIDPAGSPLSWVSPIAWAQQMRAFVELRWWPLIPLLLLALILIAAAAGLEARRQYDEGTIASRSERPGARPVRGLLALHLRLQRGQTIGWSVGLFAAGLAFGSMTDSLLDAARDNELIAAIVSDQGVDGVYTTMSQFLAAAAAAYVVSAVLRVYGDEQSGLGEAVLAGAVSRERWLLSAVASAVLGATVLMFFAGMGNGLGAGLTLGEPVTVLRLTVAGLAFVPALAVLAGVAALSVALRQAWTAWLAVTFVVAALYLGALLRLPDWLLDLSPVGHTTYPNEVPTLAWIVMCCVGAALAVIAAGLYRNRDAV, encoded by the coding sequence ATGAGCACCGCCGTCGAGTTGCGCTTCGGAGGTCCACGGCACGCCTCCGGGACGTCGAGCTCACCGTGGACGGGCACCGCCCGGCTGGTCGGCCTCGCGCTGCGGCGTGACCGCATCCGGTTGTCCGTGTGGATCGTGGCCCTGACCGCGATGATGGCCTACTCCCCCGGCACCATCGAGCTGGCCTACCCTGAGGAGATTCAGCGCCAGGCCAGGGTGGACCTGCTGAAGACCCCCGCCGGGATGATGCTGGGCGGGCCGATGTTCGGTGTCAAAGAGACCGAGCTCGGTGCGATGGTGGCCAACGAACTGATGCTCACACTGATCATTGCCACGTCGATCCTGGCCGTGCTCACGGTAATTCGGCATACCCGGGCCGAGGAGGAAAGCGGCACAGCAGAACTGGTGCTGTCCTCGGCCGTCGGCCGCTACGCGCGCACCACCGCGGCACTGGCGGTGGTGGCGGCCGTCAACGTCGTTCTCGCCGCGACGATGACCGCGGCCACGGCCGCCAACGGCTTCGACGTGGTGAACTCCGCCGCAATGTGTCTCGGGGTCACCGCGGTCGCCACACTGTTCGGCGCCGTCGCCGCAGTCACCGCGCAGATGTGGCGGTCGGCGCGGGCCGCAACGGGAGCCGCCATGGCCGTCCTCGCCGCGGCCGCGCTCATCCGCGGCGTGGGCGATGTCATCGACCCGGCGGGCAGCCCTCTGAGCTGGGTCTCGCCCATCGCGTGGGCCCAGCAGATGCGGGCCTTCGTCGAGTTGCGTTGGTGGCCGTTGATTCCGCTGCTACTGCTGGCGCTGATCCTGATCGCCGCGGCGGCGGGGCTGGAGGCGCGCCGCCAGTACGACGAAGGCACGATCGCGTCGAGGAGTGAACGCCCCGGCGCCCGGCCGGTACGGGGCCTGCTCGCGCTGCACCTGCGTTTGCAGCGCGGTCAGACGATCGGATGGTCGGTCGGCCTGTTCGCCGCGGGCTTGGCCTTCGGTTCGATGACGGACTCGCTGCTGGATGCCGCCCGGGACAACGAGCTGATCGCCGCGATCGTCTCGGACCAGGGAGTGGACGGGGTCTACACGACGATGTCGCAGTTCCTCGCCGCCGCTGCGGCCGCCTACGTGGTGTCCGCGGTGTTGCGCGTGTACGGCGACGAGCAGTCCGGTCTGGGCGAAGCGGTTCTGGCAGGAGCGGTTTCGCGAGAGCGGTGGTTGTTGAGCGCGGTGGCCTCGGCGGTGCTCGGCGCGACGGTGTTGATGTTCTTCGCAGGCATGGGCAACGGCCTCGGCGCCGGACTGACCCTCGGTGAGCCCGTCACGGTGCTCAGGCTCACCGTGGCCGGGCTGGCGTTCGTGCCGGCCCTGGCGGTGCTGGCCGGCGTCGCCGCGCTGTCGGTCGCGCTCCGTCAGGCCTGGACCGCCTGGCTGGCCGTGACTTTCGTCGTGGCCGCGTTGTACCTCGGCGCACTGCTGCGGCTGCCCGACTGGCTGCTCGACCTCTCGCCGGTGGGCCACACCACCTACCCGAACGAGGTTCCCACCCTCGCTTGGATCGTGATGTGCTGCGTGGGAGCGGCTTTGGCGGTGATCGCAGCCGGACTGTACCGGAACCGCGACGCGGTCTGA
- a CDS encoding DUF4126 domain-containing protein — protein sequence MELLTGFGLATAAGLNAYIPLLALGLLARFTDLVTLPAGWAWLENGWVMTIVAVLLAVEIVADKVPALDTVNDTVQTFVRPTAGGIVFGSGTAAQTTAVTDPGAFAQSGQWIPVAVGAVVALAVSLTKSTVRPAANVATGGVAAPVLSTTEDVISIGLAFVAILVPILVLVITVALAWAAVRLIRRRRSPRAT from the coding sequence ATGGAGCTGCTCACCGGGTTCGGCCTGGCCACGGCGGCGGGACTGAACGCCTACATCCCGCTGCTCGCGCTCGGGCTGCTTGCGCGGTTCACCGACCTGGTCACGCTGCCCGCGGGCTGGGCCTGGCTGGAGAACGGCTGGGTGATGACGATCGTCGCGGTGCTGCTGGCCGTCGAGATCGTCGCCGACAAGGTGCCCGCGCTCGACACCGTCAACGACACCGTGCAGACGTTCGTCCGTCCCACCGCGGGCGGCATCGTGTTCGGTTCCGGCACCGCGGCCCAGACGACGGCGGTCACCGACCCGGGAGCGTTCGCCCAATCCGGTCAGTGGATCCCGGTCGCGGTCGGAGCAGTGGTGGCCTTGGCGGTGTCGCTGACCAAGTCGACGGTGCGGCCCGCGGCCAACGTCGCGACGGGCGGGGTCGCTGCACCCGTGCTGAGCACCACCGAGGACGTGATCAGCATCGGGCTGGCCTTCGTCGCGATCCTGGTCCCCATCCTCGTCCTGGTGATCACCGTCGCGCTGGCGTGGGCCGCCGTGCGGTTGATCCGGCGCCGTCGCTCCCCGCGCGCCACCTGA
- a CDS encoding DUF3117 domain-containing protein, whose translation MAAMKPRTGDGPLEATKEGRGIVMRVPLEGGGRLVVELTPEEAAALGDELKGVTS comes from the coding sequence ATGGCGGCGATGAAGCCCCGGACCGGAGACGGTCCACTGGAAGCAACCAAGGAGGGGCGAGGCATCGTGATGCGAGTACCACTGGAAGGCGGTGGCCGGCTCGTCGTGGAGCTCACTCCCGAAGAGGCCGCCGCGCTGGGCGACGAACTCAAGGGCGTGACAAGCTAG
- the fadD6 gene encoding long-chain-acyl-CoA synthetase FadD6 — MTNRSGTRSSVGLLDIAKQVPGLLMDTPTIVRGVVTGFGARPSAKTSIGKVFQDRAAQNANNVFLRFEDREITYGEANETVNRYAAVLAARGVGHGDVVGIMMRNSPEPVLLMLAAVKCGAISGMLNYHQRDEVLKHSLGLLSASVVVAETDFIEHITESGADTDGVITLDELKKLAETAPTTNPATTSAVLAKDKAFYIFTSGTTGMPKASVMTHYRWLRALAGFGGLGMRLNSNDTLYCCLPLYHNNALTVALSSVLNSGATLALGKSFSASKFWDDVIRYDATAFVYIGEICTYLLNQPEKPTDRQHKVRVICGNGLRPAIWDAFTERFGIKRVCEFYAASEGNTAFVNVLNIDKTTGICPSPIAFVEYDEHTGEPVRGEDGRVRKVKKGEPGLLLSKVSNFQPFDGYTDEKESEKKLVRDAFKEGDVWFNTGDLMRAQGLGHAAFTDRLGDTFRWKGENVATTEVEAAVATHHQVEECTVFGVEVPDTGGRAGMVAIQLKEGHEFDGKALAKTVYEKLPGYAVPLFVRVVEELAHTSTFKSQKGDLRKEGYGGSSGEGDDDDVKVDDPLYVLSGREEGYVEFYEEYLTEVKEGKKPK; from the coding sequence ATGACGAACAGGTCGGGGACCCGGAGCAGCGTGGGGCTGCTCGACATCGCCAAGCAGGTACCAGGTCTGCTCATGGACACGCCGACCATCGTGCGTGGCGTCGTGACCGGGTTCGGGGCCCGCCCCAGTGCCAAGACGTCGATCGGCAAGGTCTTCCAGGACCGCGCCGCCCAGAACGCCAACAACGTGTTCCTGAGATTCGAAGACCGCGAGATCACCTACGGCGAGGCCAACGAGACCGTCAACCGGTACGCCGCCGTGCTGGCGGCGCGCGGGGTCGGCCACGGCGACGTCGTCGGCATCATGATGCGAAACTCGCCGGAGCCGGTGCTGCTGATGTTGGCCGCGGTCAAATGCGGTGCGATCTCCGGGATGCTCAACTACCACCAGCGCGACGAGGTGCTCAAGCACAGCCTGGGCCTGCTGTCGGCCTCGGTGGTCGTCGCCGAGACCGACTTCATCGAGCACATCACCGAATCCGGTGCCGACACCGACGGGGTGATCACTCTCGACGAGCTCAAGAAGCTGGCCGAGACCGCGCCGACCACCAACCCCGCCACCACCTCTGCCGTGCTGGCCAAGGACAAGGCGTTCTACATCTTCACCTCCGGCACCACCGGCATGCCGAAGGCCAGCGTGATGACGCACTACCGCTGGCTGCGCGCGCTGGCCGGCTTCGGCGGGCTCGGCATGCGCCTCAACAGCAACGACACGCTGTACTGCTGCCTGCCGCTCTACCACAACAACGCGTTGACGGTCGCACTGTCATCGGTGCTCAACTCCGGAGCGACGCTGGCGCTGGGCAAGTCGTTCTCGGCGTCGAAGTTCTGGGACGACGTGATCCGCTACGACGCCACCGCCTTCGTCTATATCGGCGAGATCTGCACCTATCTGCTCAACCAGCCCGAAAAGCCCACCGACCGCCAGCACAAAGTGCGGGTCATCTGCGGAAACGGTCTGCGGCCCGCCATCTGGGACGCGTTCACCGAGCGCTTCGGCATCAAGCGGGTCTGTGAGTTCTACGCCGCCAGCGAGGGCAACACCGCGTTCGTCAACGTCCTCAACATCGACAAGACCACCGGGATCTGCCCGTCCCCGATCGCGTTCGTCGAGTACGACGAGCACACCGGCGAACCGGTGCGTGGCGAGGACGGCCGGGTGCGCAAGGTCAAGAAGGGTGAACCCGGCCTGCTGCTGTCGAAGGTGAGCAACTTCCAGCCGTTCGACGGCTACACCGACGAGAAGGAGTCGGAGAAGAAGCTCGTCCGTGACGCGTTCAAGGAAGGCGACGTGTGGTTCAACACCGGCGACCTGATGCGCGCACAGGGCCTCGGGCATGCGGCGTTCACCGACCGGCTCGGTGACACGTTCCGCTGGAAGGGCGAGAACGTGGCCACGACCGAAGTGGAGGCGGCGGTGGCCACGCACCATCAGGTCGAGGAGTGCACCGTCTTCGGCGTCGAGGTGCCCGACACCGGCGGCCGGGCCGGGATGGTCGCGATCCAGCTCAAGGAGGGCCACGAGTTCGACGGCAAGGCGCTGGCCAAGACGGTGTACGAGAAGCTTCCCGGCTACGCGGTGCCGCTGTTCGTGCGAGTGGTGGAGGAGCTGGCGCACACCTCGACCTTCAAGAGCCAGAAGGGCGACCTGCGCAAGGAGGGCTACGGCGGCTCCAGCGGCGAGGGCGACGACGACGACGTCAAGGTCGACGATCCGCTGTACGTGCTGTCCGGCCGCGAGGAAGGCTACGTCGAGTTCTACGAGGAGTACCTGACCGAGGTGAAGGAGGGCAAGAAGCCCAAGTAG
- the folP gene encoding dihydropteroate synthase, with protein sequence MAIVNRTPDSFYDRGATFTDEAAKEAAHRVVADGADIVDVGGVKAGPGATVDVDEEIARVVPFIEWLRAEFPDQVISVDTWRAEVAKQACAAGADLINDTWGGADPALAGVAAEFGAGLVCSHTGGAVPRTRPFRVNYGLTERGVVDDVIAEVTAAAERAVALGVRRDRIVIDPTHDFGKNTYHGLSLLRHVKDLVNTGWPVLMALSNKDFVGETLGVGLTERLEGTLAATALAAADGARLFRVHEVGPTRRVLEMVASIKGARQPKRTVRGLA encoded by the coding sequence ATGGCGATCGTCAACCGCACGCCGGACTCGTTCTACGACCGCGGCGCGACGTTCACCGATGAAGCCGCCAAGGAAGCCGCCCACCGCGTGGTCGCCGACGGCGCCGACATCGTCGACGTCGGCGGGGTCAAGGCGGGTCCCGGCGCGACGGTGGACGTCGACGAGGAGATCGCCCGCGTCGTGCCGTTCATCGAGTGGCTGCGGGCCGAGTTCCCCGACCAGGTGATCAGTGTCGACACCTGGCGCGCCGAGGTCGCCAAGCAGGCGTGCGCGGCCGGCGCGGACCTGATCAACGACACCTGGGGCGGGGCGGACCCCGCGCTGGCCGGCGTGGCCGCCGAGTTCGGCGCCGGATTGGTCTGCTCACACACCGGCGGCGCCGTGCCGCGGACCCGTCCGTTCCGGGTGAACTACGGCCTGACCGAGCGGGGAGTCGTCGACGACGTCATCGCCGAGGTGACGGCGGCGGCCGAACGGGCGGTCGCGCTCGGGGTGCGCCGGGACCGGATCGTCATCGATCCGACCCACGATTTCGGCAAGAACACTTACCACGGTCTTAGTTTGTTGCGTCATGTGAAAGACCTTGTAAACACTGGATGGCCGGTCCTGATGGCCCTGAGTAACAAGGATTTCGTCGGGGAAACTCTGGGTGTGGGTTTGACCGAACGCCTTGAGGGCACCCTGGCGGCCACCGCTCTCGCGGCGGCCGACGGGGCGCGGCTCTTTCGGGTGCACGAGGTCGGACCCACACGTCGGGTACTTGAGATGGTTGCGTCGATCAAGGGCGCCCGTCAGCCGAAACGCACGGTGAGGGGACTGGCATGA
- a CDS encoding DNA-3-methyladenine glycosylase I yields MTSAAADPLIRCGWIDRSRLSPADYELYRDYHDTEWGRPLRDSAALFERVSLEAFQSGLSWLIILRKRDNFRAAFDGFDVERIARYSDRDVERLMADPGIVRNRAKIDATIANARVAADMADAGEDLGELLWSFAPADRGARARPASMSEIAAVTPESKAMAKELKKRGFRFVGPTTAYALMQATGMVDDHVDNCWVPRIGEGQ; encoded by the coding sequence GTGACCTCCGCGGCCGCCGATCCGCTGATCAGGTGCGGGTGGATCGACCGGTCACGGCTGTCGCCGGCCGATTATGAGCTGTATCGCGACTACCACGACACCGAGTGGGGTCGTCCCCTGCGCGACTCGGCGGCACTGTTCGAACGGGTCAGCCTCGAAGCGTTCCAGAGCGGGTTGTCCTGGCTGATCATCCTGCGCAAGCGGGACAACTTCCGCGCCGCCTTCGACGGGTTCGACGTCGAGCGGATCGCCCGCTACTCCGACCGGGACGTCGAGCGGTTGATGGCCGATCCCGGCATCGTGCGCAACCGTGCCAAGATCGACGCCACCATCGCCAACGCGCGAGTGGCCGCGGATATGGCCGACGCCGGCGAGGACCTCGGCGAGCTGCTGTGGTCCTTCGCGCCGGCCGACCGGGGGGCGCGGGCCCGGCCGGCGAGCATGTCCGAGATCGCCGCCGTCACCCCGGAATCGAAGGCGATGGCCAAAGAACTTAAGAAACGGGGGTTCCGGTTCGTCGGGCCGACGACGGCGTACGCGCTGATGCAGGCCACCGGGATGGTGGACGACCATGTCGACAACTGCTGGGTACCGCGCATCGGCGAAGGGCAGTGA